One genomic segment of Ipomoea triloba cultivar NCNSP0323 chromosome 9, ASM357664v1 includes these proteins:
- the LOC116030567 gene encoding uncharacterized protein At4g06598-like: protein MANSKGPSSVRNVMYNGKNSLLPPKSPFPSISPSYIEYVPTITQKGVSKPRELNSHHMRTSSESFLIEEQPSWLDDLLNEPDTPVRRGAHRRSSSDSFAYLDAANVSNMDYIVQDDSKFRNVMPNPWGTQEFDLHRDARHAAFYADSIALSKHRNRAASPNKIAHPRGIPSPRENVVVQHLGTPCPPQEADRAPSPTIEKQDQVESGPLDSKSSAEKKDSPHAKNSSSETDTKRAKQQFAQRSRVRKLQYIAELERNVQALQAEGSEVSAELEFLNQQNLILNMENKALKQRLESLAQEQLIKYFEQEVLERERGRLRALYQQQQNQQPPPSGHRRTTSRDLDQQFANLSLKNKEAGSDREPVSGQLQI, encoded by the exons atgGCAAACTCTAAGGGGCCGTCTAGTGTCAGAAATGTGATGTACAATGGGAAGAACTCTTTACTGCCTCCTAAAAGTCCATTTCCTAGCATATCCCCATCGTACATCGAGTATGTCCCGACGATCACACAAAAGGGTGTTTCAAAGCCGAGGGAATTAAATTCACACCATATGCGTACTTCCTCCGAGAGCTTTTTGATAGAGGAGCAGCCGTCATGGCTTGATGATCTTCTTAATGAGCCGGACACTCCCGTGCGTAGAGGAGCTCATCGGCGTTCATCTAGTGACTCTTTTGCGTATTTGGATGCCGCTAATGTTTCAAACATGGATTACATAGTTCAAGATGATAGCAAGTTCAGAAACGTGATGCCCAACCCTTGGGGAACCCAAGAATTTGATCTCCATAGAGATGCTCGGCATGCTGCTTTTTATGCAGATTCTATTGCTTTAAGCAAACACAGGAATAGGGCGGCATCTCCCAACAAAATCGCACACCCACGTGGCATTCCTTCGCCGAGAGAGAATGTTGTTGTTCAACACTTAGGAACACCGTGTCCCCCGCAAGAAGCTGACCGGGCCCCGTCCCCGACAATTGAGAAGCAGGATCAAGTTGAATCTGGCCCGCTTGATTCGAAAAGCTCTGCGGAAAAAAAGGATTCTCCTCATGCCAAAAATTCTTCATCGGAAACAGATACAAAACGTGCAAAGCA GCAATTTGCTCAACGTTCACGAGTTCGGAAGCTTCAATACATAGCTGAGCTGGAAAGAAATGTCCAAGCTCTACAG GCTGAAGGTTCTGAAGTTTCTGCTGAGCTTGAATTCCTTAACCAGCAAAATCTTATTTTAAACATGGAGAATAAAGCTCTAAAGCAGCGTCTAGAAAGTTTAGCTCAAGAACAGCTAATAAAGTATT TTGAGCAAGAAGTATTAGAGCGAGAAAGAGGGCGACTTCGGGCCTTGTACCAGCAGCAGCAAAATCAACAACCGCCACCTTCTGGGCATCGACGCACCACAAGTAGAGATCTCGACCAACAATTTGCAAACCTGTCTTTGAAAAACAAGGAAGCCGGCTCTGACCGTGAACCTGTCTCGGGCCAACTCCAAATTTGA
- the LOC116030566 gene encoding COBRA-like protein 6 has translation MVNFSGNGDGYDPLDPNGNISIKWDIIEENDDNQVVTVSIFNYQLYRHIDHPGWKLSWQWPGDGVIWDMWGAEATEQGNCSAFKSGQRPHCCEKKPVIIDLLPGTRYNKQFLNCCKGGVLSSMTQDPEKYLAAFQMSIGRVSSKSSKAAAVIPGNFTLGVPGYTCGEAFEVPPSKFVEDHGRRRTQAVGTWNITCSYSQFRAQSSPTCCVSLSAFYNKTIVSCPICTCGCEGQPGSAKCLKAGEQPPVVQLQHYSPPRAIVQCTKHMCPIRVHWHVKLSYTQHWRVKITITNYNFAKNFSQWNLVVLHPNLGKVTRVFSFNYRPLNQYGDINDTGMFYGIQYYNDMLLQAGKGGNVQTELLLNKDPTTFTFREGWGFPRRISFNGEECVLPQPDDYPRLPNSAPADSCLLQLLFLLFLVTFVV, from the exons ATGGTGAATTTCAGTGGCAATGGAGATGGATACGACCCTCTAGATCCCAACGGGAACATCAGCATCAAATGGGACATCATTGAAGAAAATGATGATAACCAAGTT GTTACAGTGTCAATTTTTAACTACCAGCTATACCGCCACATAGATCATCCAGGTTGGAAGCTGAGCTGGCAATGGCCAGGTGATGGAGTGATTTGGGATATGTGGGGAGCTGAGGCCACAGAACAAGGGAACTGTTCTGCATTCAAGTCTGGGCAAAGGCCCCATTGCTGTGAGAAGAAGCCTGTTATTATAGACCTTCTGCCAGGAACCCGGTACAACAAGCAGTTCTTGAATTGTTGCAAGGGAGGGGTGCTGTCATCCATGACTCAAGATCCCGAGAAATACTTGGCTGCCTTCCAGATGAGCATCGGGCGTGTTTCCAGCAAAAGTTCCAAGGCTGCTGCTGTCATTCCCGGGAACTTCACTCTGGGAGTCCCGGGCTACACGTGTGGGGAGGCGTTTGAGGTGCCTCCGAGCAAGTTTGTTGAGGATCATGGCCGCCGAAGGACTCAGGCTGTTG GAACATGGAACATAACATGTTCTTACTCCCAGTTTCGCGCCCAATCCTCCCCGACATGTTGTGTTTCCTTGTCTGCGTTTTACAACAAAACCATTGTGTCGTGTCCAATCTGTACATGTGGATGTGAAGGGCAGCCCGGATCAGCGAAATGCTTGAA GGCAGGCGAGCAGCCCCCGGTTGTTCAGCTGCAGCATTACTCGCCACCACGGGCGATTGTGCAGTGCACCAAACACATGTGCCCGATAAGGGTCCACTGGCATGTCAAGCTGAGTTACACACAGCACTGGAGGGTGAAGATCACGATCACAAACTACAATTTCGCCAAGAACTTCAGCCAGTGGAACCTCGTGGTTCTTCACCCGAATCTGGGGAAAGTTACACGGGTTTTCAGCTTCAACTACAGGCCTCTCAACCAGTATGGCGATATAA ATGACACCGGGATGTTTTATGGGATTCAGTATTACAACGACATGTTGCTCCAAGCGGGCAAGGGCGGGAATGTGCAGACCGAGCTGTTGCTGAACAAAGATCCAACAACCTTCACTTTCAGGGAAGGATGGGGTTTTCCCAGAAGGATTTCGTTTAATGGCGAAGAATGTGTATTGCCACAGCCTGATGATTATCCAAGGCTCCCAAATTCTGCACCTGCAGATTCTTGCCTGCTGCAATTGTTGTTCCTGTTATTTTTAGTAACATTTGTGGTTTGA
- the LOC116028285 gene encoding zinc finger transcription factor YY1-like, whose translation MEAQTFHNLFDRRPIAKSRAPATKWFKEWVPQDVVATGGKCLLLKWVNEASLKALKEKSIEPEIPEAEPEPATEVLFLCSYEGCGKTFIDAGALRKHSHIHGERQYICHYENCGKKFLDSSKLKRHFLIHTGERAFVCPVEGCGKAFSLDFNLKSHMRTHSQENYHICPYPECGKRYAHEYKLKNHISTTHQKSATPEVAKYVQHIEKPTKTPKSSGGAYASASSDRPYVCPYEGCDKAYIHEYKLNLHLRKEHPGHFPDENAKNAQPPASAAVENEMDDESDQEAAYAGKRGNGKAQKQSSRPKPNLKLPPAKVTQRKGSTASPANLNVVKKPWPVKEDIYEEEEDSEETEEERDDVGDGWRYAGNNEDDDEETEYED comes from the exons ATGGAGGCTCAGACGTTTCACAACCTTTTCGACCGGCGCCCCATCGCAAAGTCCAGAGCTCCCGCCACCAAATGGTTCAAGGAATG GGTGCCACAAGATGTTGTAGCAACTGGTGGGAAGTGCTTGCTTTTAAAATGGGTTAATG AGGCCTCATTGAAAGCTTTAAAGGAGAAGTCGATAGAGCCAGAAATTCCAGAAGCTGAGCCAGAGCCAGCTACTGAAGTTCTCTTCCTCTGCAGTTACGAAGGCTGTGGAAAGACATTTATTGATGCTGGAGCTTTGAGGAAGCATTCTCACATCCATGGAGAGAGACAATATATCTGTCACTATGAGAATTGTGGAAAG AAATTTTTGGATAGTTCAAAGCTGAAGCGGCACTTTCTTATTCATACAGGGGAGAGGGCTTTTGTATGTCCAGTGGAGGGCTGTGGCAag GCATTCTCGCTGGATTTCAACCTGAAATCACATATGAGAACACATTCACAGGAAAACTATCATATCTGTCCATATCCAGAATGTGGAAAGCGATATGCGCACGAGTACAAGCTAAAAAATCACATTTCAACTACTCATCAGAAG AGTGCCACACCAGAAGTGGCAAAGTATGTCCAGCACATAGAAAAGCCGACCAAAACACCAAAATCTTCTGGAGGAGCATATGCCTCAGCTTCATCCGACCGCCCTTACGTCTGTCCATATGAAGGGTGCGATAAAGCTTACATCCATGAATACAAGCTCAATCTTCATTTGAGGAAAGAACATCCGGGCCATTTCCCAGACGAGAATGCCAAGAATGCTCAACCCCCTGCATCTGCTGCCGTTGAAAATGAGATGGATGACGAGAGTGATCAGGAAGCAGCTTATGCTGGGAAACGCGGAAATGGGAAGGCTCAGAAACAAAGCAGCAGGCCAAAGCCGAACTTGAAGCTGCCTCCTGCAAAAGTCACACAGCGTAAAGGCTCCACTGCTTCTCCCGCCAACCTGAATGTTGTTAAAAAACCCTGGCCCGTTAAGGAAGATATttacgaagaagaagaagatagcgAAGAAACAGAAGAGGAGCGGGATGATGTCGGAGATGGATGGCGGTATGCGGGCAacaatgaagatgatgatgaagagaCAGAATATGAAGACTAG
- the LOC116030599 gene encoding serine/threonine-protein kinase-like protein At5g23170, which translates to MGMTEYYRYDYEELREASENFSESRLIGKGSHGCVYKAFLKNGVTVAIKKPSLAFQKLAESSNLENEARVLSSLPPCPYVVKLLGTSRDELGNRVVLVMEHLPNGTLHDALHAASATPLAWARRARIAIRVAKALRFLHRRSPPVVHRDVKSSNILFDARWDAKVADFGLAINNNDSVSRLGESLSRPAGTIGYLDPSYTVPCNLSTKNDVFSFGVVLLEIISCRKVIDVARSPASIVEWASQLIRVGRPLDICDKRVPVPWYMEHTIRQILGVAARCVSPELENRPSMEEIITELENCIVEPARFPLWMNILRRVTLLTRQRKMNSSTRKRGVHDISRGEKVLVREILADTTLE; encoded by the coding sequence ATGGGGATGACTGAATATTACAGATATGATTATGAAGAGCTCAGAGAAGCTTCTGAGAATTTCTCCGAGTCGAGACTCATCGGTAAAGGAAGCCATGGATGCGTATACAAAGCTTTCCTCAAAAATGGCGTCACCGTCGCGATAAAGAAGCCGTCTTTAGCGTTCCAGAAGCTCGCTGAGAGTTCTAACCTCGAAAACGAAGCGCGTGTACTTTCGTCGCTGCCGCCATGTCCGTACGTCGTGAAGCTTCTCGGGACGAGTCGTGACGAGTTGGGGAACCGAGTCGTGCTCGTCATGGAACACTTGCCTAACGGCACGCTCCACGACGCGCTCCATGCAGCGTCGGCCACGCCGCTCGCGTGGGCCCGACGCGCCAGAATCGCGATTCGGGTGGCGAAAGCTCTCAGGTTTCTCCACCGGCGGTCGCCGCCGGTGGTCCACCGGGACGTCAAGTCCTCCAACATCTTGTTCGACGCGCGCTGGGACGCGAAGGTGGCCGATTTCGGGCTGGCAATCAACAATAACGACTCGGTGAGTCGGCTCGGCGAGTCGCTGAGTCGACCCGCCGGCACGATCGGGTACTTGGACCCGAGTTACACCGTTCCATGCAATCTGAGCACGAAAAACGACGTGTTCAGCTTCGGAGTTGTGCTGTTGGAGATCATTTCTTGCCGGAAAGTGATCGACGTGGCGAGATCGCCGGCGTCTATCGTGGAATGGGCGAGTCAACTCATTCGAGTCGGCCGGCCACTCGACATTTGCGACAAAAGGGTTCCCGTGCCGTGGTACATGGAACACACCATACGGCAAATCCTCGGCGTCGCCGCGCGTTGCGTGTCGCCGGAGTTAGAAAACCGGCCGTCGATGGAAGAAATCATTACCGAGTTAGAGAATTGCATTGTTGAACCGGCCAGGTTTCCATTATGGATGAACATTCTACGTAGAGTAACGTTATTAACAAGACAAAGAAAGATGAACAGTTCAACAAGAAAACGTGGAGTTCATGACATTTCACGGGGAGAAAAAGTGTTGGTAAGAGAAATTTTAGCGGATACGACGTTAGAGTAA
- the LOC116029075 gene encoding zinc finger transcription factor YY1-like, with amino-acid sequence MELRLKGVVKNEFRIQKRSPLSVCFGXCCSPAFISVRVPQDVVATGGKCLLLKWVNEASLKALKEKSIEPEIPEAEPEPATEVLFLCSYEGCGKTFIDAGALRKHSHIHGERQYICHYENCGKKFLDSSKLKRHFLIHTGERAFVCPVEGCGKAFSLDFNLKSHMRTHSQENYHICPYPECGKRYAHEYKLKNHISTTHQKSATPEVAKYVQHIEKPTKTPKSSGGAYASASSDRPYVCPYEGCDKAYIHEYKLNLHLRKEHPGHFPDENAKNAQPPASAAVENEMDDESDQEAAYAGKRGNGKAQKQSSRPKPNLKLPPAKVTQRKGSTASPANLNVVKKPWPVKEDIYEEEEDSEETEEERDDVGDGWRYAGNNEDDDEETEYED; translated from the exons ATGGAG CTGAGGTTAAAGGGGGTTGTCAAAAACGAATTTAGGATCCAAAAAAGATCTCCTTTATCAGTGTG CTTTGGGNTGTGTTGCTCACCTGCTTTCATTTCTGTCAGGGTGCCACAAGATGTTGTAGCAACTGGTGGGAAGTGCTTGCTTTTAAAATGGGTTAATG AGGCCTCATTGAAAGCTTTAAAGGAGAAGTCGATAGAGCCAGAAATTCCAGAAGCTGAGCCAGAGCCAGCTACTGAAGTTCTCTTCCTCTGCAGTTACGAAGGCTGTGGAAAGACATTTATTGATGCTGGAGCTTTGAGGAAGCATTCTCACATCCATGGAGAGAGACAATATATCTGTCACTATGAGAATTGTGGAAAG AAATTTTTGGATAGTTCAAAGCTGAAGCGGCACTTTCTTATTCATACAGGGGAGAGGGCTTTTGTATGTCCAGTGGAGGGCTGTGGCAag GCATTCTCGCTGGATTTCAACCTGAAATCACATATGAGAACACATTCACAGGAAAACTATCATATCTGTCCATATCCAGAATGTGGAAAGCGATATGCGCACGAGTACAAGCTAAAAAATCACATTTCAACTACTCATCAGAAG AGTGCCACACCAGAAGTGGCAAAGTATGTCCAGCACATAGAAAAGCCGACCAAAACACCAAAATCTTCTGGAGGAGCATATGCCTCAGCTTCATCCGACCGCCCTTACGTCTGTCCATATGAAGGGTGCGATAAAGCTTACATCCATGAATACAAGCTCAATCTTCATTTGAGGAAAGAACATCCGGGCCATTTCCCAGACGAGAATGCCAAGAATGCTCAACCCCCTGCATCTGCTGCCGTTGAAAATGAGATGGATGACGAGAGTGATCAGGAAGCAGCTTATGCTGGGAAACGCGGAAATGGGAAGGCTCAGAAACAAAGCAGCAGGCCAAAGCCGAACTTGAAGCTGCCTCCTGCAAAAGTCACACAGCGTAAAGGCTCCACTGCTTCTCCCGCCAACCTGAATGTTGTTAAAAAACCCTGGCCCGTTAAGGAAGATATttacgaagaagaagaagatagcgAAGAAACAGAAGAGGAGCGGGATGATGTCGGAGATGGATGGCGGTATGCGGGCAacaatgaagatgatgatgaagagaCAGAATATGAAGACTAG